Proteins from a genomic interval of Asticcacaulis sp. AND118:
- the trxB gene encoding thioredoxin-disulfide reductase yields MTTPRNIRCAIIGSGPAGWTAAIYAARGLLNPVVFTGPQTGGQLTITTDVENYPGFAEVIQGPWLMDQMKAQAEHMGTEVISDIVVKADLSARPFRLETDAGNVYLAETVIISTGAQAKWLGLDSEKTYQGFGVSACATCDGFFYRNKTVAVVGGGNTAVEEALFLTKFASKVYLIHRRDSVRSEKILAERMYSEPKIQPVWNSAIDEILGETNEFGGASVTGVRVKNVNTGETHELPLDGVFIAIGHAPSSQLFQGQLEVNAGGYLKVEPGTPKTAIKGVFAAGDVTDDVYRQAVTAAGMGCMAALEAVRLLAEEDHHRQDAKIGAW; encoded by the coding sequence ATGACCACTCCCCGTAATATCCGTTGCGCCATTATCGGTTCCGGCCCGGCCGGCTGGACGGCGGCCATCTACGCCGCGCGGGGCCTGCTCAATCCGGTCGTCTTCACCGGGCCGCAGACCGGCGGTCAGCTCACCATCACCACCGATGTCGAGAACTATCCGGGCTTTGCCGAGGTCATTCAGGGCCCGTGGCTGATGGATCAGATGAAGGCTCAGGCCGAGCACATGGGCACCGAGGTCATCTCAGACATCGTGGTCAAGGCCGACCTCAGCGCGCGCCCGTTCCGCCTCGAAACCGACGCCGGCAATGTCTATCTGGCCGAAACCGTCATCATCTCCACCGGCGCGCAGGCCAAGTGGCTGGGCCTCGATTCCGAAAAGACCTATCAGGGCTTCGGCGTGTCGGCCTGCGCCACCTGCGACGGCTTCTTCTATCGCAACAAGACCGTAGCCGTGGTCGGCGGCGGCAATACGGCGGTCGAAGAGGCGCTGTTCCTCACCAAGTTCGCCTCGAAGGTCTATCTGATCCATCGTCGTGATTCTGTGCGTTCGGAGAAGATTCTGGCCGAACGCATGTATTCGGAACCGAAGATCCAGCCGGTGTGGAATTCCGCCATCGACGAAATTCTGGGGGAAACCAACGAGTTCGGCGGCGCCAGCGTCACCGGCGTGCGCGTGAAAAACGTCAATACCGGTGAAACGCACGAACTGCCGCTCGACGGCGTGTTCATCGCCATCGGCCACGCGCCCTCGTCGCAACTGTTCCAGGGCCAGCTCGAAGTCAATGCCGGCGGCTATCTCAAGGTCGAACCCGGCACGCCCAAGACCGCCATCAAGGGCGTCTTTGCTGCTGGCGACGTCACCGACGACGTCTACCGTCAGGCCGTCACCGCCGCCGGCATGGGCTGCATGGCGGCGCTGGAAGCCGTGCGCCTGCTGGCCGAGGAAGATCACCACCGTCAGGACGCCAAGATCGGCGCGTGGTAG
- a CDS encoding mitochondrial fission ELM1 family protein, with protein sequence MLNAPVTTEESLKIPADRPLIVWAVSDGRAGIHNQVLGLAEAIAALTPTQIVVRHIRYRRMFDRWPTAMRLWPDVMLKRDSDLIGPPYPDIWIAAGRATLPHSLRLRRRSQGKTLVVQLQDPRLPSNRFDMVIAPRHDEVKGENVLSLLGSTHRVTAERLSREAAPWAESLSKFEGPFVAALIGGRSKSHDISAARAETLVQQIRAAVKPKKATLLLSVSRRTPEDARKVLTEGLKDLDGLIYDGHASTPGDNPYFAFLDAADHILVTEDSVNMATEAAATGKPVHILPMDARNAGAKFGRFHQGLQAYGAARPWSGELRAWKYTPLDETRRAAEAVLALYAEKHPAEKR encoded by the coding sequence GTGCTCAACGCACCCGTCACGACCGAAGAATCGCTGAAGATTCCCGCGGACCGCCCCCTGATCGTCTGGGCGGTGTCGGACGGTCGCGCCGGCATCCATAATCAGGTGCTGGGACTGGCCGAGGCCATCGCCGCCCTTACCCCCACCCAGATCGTCGTGCGTCATATCCGTTATCGCCGGATGTTCGACCGCTGGCCCACCGCCATGCGTCTGTGGCCGGACGTCATGCTCAAGCGCGATTCCGACCTGATCGGCCCGCCCTACCCCGACATCTGGATCGCCGCCGGGCGCGCCACCCTGCCCCATTCGCTGCGCCTGCGCCGTCGCTCTCAGGGCAAGACGCTGGTGGTGCAGCTTCAGGACCCGCGCCTGCCCTCCAATCGCTTCGACATGGTCATCGCGCCCAGGCACGACGAGGTGAAGGGCGAAAACGTCCTGTCGCTGCTGGGCTCGACCCACCGCGTCACAGCGGAGCGCCTCAGCCGCGAGGCCGCGCCGTGGGCCGAAAGTCTTTCCAAATTCGAAGGTCCCTTCGTCGCCGCCCTGATCGGCGGACGCTCCAAAAGCCACGACATATCCGCCGCCCGCGCCGAAACCCTCGTTCAGCAGATTCGTGCGGCGGTGAAGCCGAAGAAAGCGACCCTGCTCCTCAGCGTTTCGCGCCGCACCCCCGAAGACGCGCGCAAGGTGCTGACCGAGGGGCTGAAAGACCTCGACGGCCTGATCTACGACGGACACGCTTCGACTCCGGGGGACAACCCCTATTTCGCCTTCCTCGACGCCGCCGACCACATCCTCGTCACCGAGGATTCGGTCAACATGGCCACCGAAGCCGCCGCGACGGGCAAGCCGGTGCACATCCTGCCTATGGATGCCCGCAATGCCGGGGCCAAGTTCGGCCGCTTTCATCAGGGGCTTCAGGCATACGGCGCCGCCCGTCCATGGTCGGGCGAACTGCGCGCGTGGAAATACACCCCGCTGGACGAGACCCGCCGCGCCGCCGAGGCCGTGCTGGCGCTTTATGCCGAAAAACACCCCGCCGAAAAACGCTAA
- the greA gene encoding transcription elongation factor GreA, producing MEKVPMTAAGYKALDEDLKRLKSIERPAVIAAISEARAHGDLSENAEYHAAKERQGWIEGQIAEIEDKISRAQVIDVSKLSGNNVKFGATVTVVDEDTEEEGRYQVVGEHEADVKAGRISLTSPLSRAMIGKEVGDVVEVNTPAGVKAYEILKVEWI from the coding sequence ATGGAAAAAGTGCCGATGACCGCCGCGGGCTATAAGGCCCTCGACGAAGACCTCAAGCGTTTGAAGTCTATAGAGCGTCCCGCCGTTATTGCCGCGATCTCCGAAGCGCGCGCGCACGGCGACCTGTCTGAAAACGCGGAATATCACGCGGCCAAGGAACGTCAGGGCTGGATCGAAGGTCAGATCGCCGAGATCGAGGACAAGATCAGCCGCGCCCAGGTGATCGACGTTTCGAAGCTGTCGGGGAACAACGTGAAATTCGGCGCCACGGTCACCGTGGTCGACGAAGACACCGAGGAAGAAGGCCGCTATCAGGTCGTCGGCGAGCACGAAGCCGACGTCAAGGCGGGGCGCATCTCGCTGACCTCGCCGCTGTCGCGCGCCATGATCGGCAAGGAAGTAGGCGACGTGGTCGAGGTCAACACCCCCGCCGGCGTCAAGGCCTACGAAATCCTCAAGGTCGAATGGATTTAA